The genomic region GCGGACAAAGACGAGAGGCGGAGGTGTGACATGGAGAAGGCCCTACTGGCGCTGGCTGCGGCGCTCTCGGTGGGCGTGTCGGCGCTGGCCACGGCCTGGGCGCAGAGCAGGATAGGTGCTGCCGGCATGGGCGCGCTGGCTGAAAACAAGGAACTGCGGGGGATAGTCATCATACTTGTGGCCA from Deltaproteobacteria bacterium harbors:
- a CDS encoding ATPase translates to MEKALLALAAALSVGVSALATAWAQSRIGAAGMGALAENKELRGIVIILVAIPETMVLLGFVIAYLILTG